One window of the Phragmitibacter flavus genome contains the following:
- a CDS encoding divalent metal cation transporter — protein MTPDSSQDTLAAEREELRSIQAGPVGKKFAYYISKSGPGWLQGAITLGGGSLAGAMYLGIIAGNGMLWLQPLAMILGVIMLSAIAYVTLSTQRRPFEAINSHVSPVLGWAWLLAAMMANIVWCMPQFNLSRAAIQQNLFPAMADADGGVGVKSVIILLVLLVVSFLINISYEKGSKGVKMFENILKLMVGVVVISFFGVVMALAFGGRLDWGGMFKGMFLPDFSLATQPAMAFRETIAATGEFAGYWTEKISGEQRDRMMTAFGTAVGINMTFLLPYSMLRKRWGQEHRGLAIFDLSLGLVIPFVLATTCVVIAAASQFHATTGDIFEADGRTVRPAMVRSFNGLADGRVKAEVGAETFAGLDEAALVQRREALPAADRQLSAMLVGRNNFNLAQALEPLTNQFVAQKVFGLGVLGMGLSTIIMLMLINGFVFCEMFNKPGHRGIHLLGCAVSGVGGFFGPFIWGKGAAEIALAVPTSVIAGSMIPIAYFTFFLLMNSRSLLGDAMPKGRSRVIWNCLMLLATTVATVGTVWVLLGKGTMGRIGLVVLVTLLVIGFVGFLRKNRVSGAA, from the coding sequence ATGACACCCGATTCCTCCCAAGACACCCTTGCCGCCGAACGCGAAGAGCTTCGTTCCATTCAAGCTGGCCCGGTTGGCAAGAAGTTTGCCTATTACATTTCCAAATCAGGCCCGGGTTGGTTGCAAGGGGCAATTACTTTGGGGGGCGGATCGCTGGCGGGTGCGATGTATTTGGGGATCATTGCAGGGAATGGCATGCTGTGGTTGCAGCCATTGGCGATGATCTTGGGAGTGATCATGCTGAGCGCAATTGCGTATGTAACTTTGTCGACGCAGAGGCGGCCTTTTGAGGCGATCAACAGTCATGTGAGCCCGGTGTTGGGCTGGGCGTGGTTGCTGGCGGCAATGATGGCGAACATTGTCTGGTGCATGCCGCAGTTCAATCTTTCGCGTGCGGCGATTCAGCAGAATCTGTTTCCGGCGATGGCCGATGCGGATGGCGGGGTCGGCGTGAAGAGCGTGATCATTTTGTTGGTGTTGCTGGTGGTGTCGTTTTTGATCAACATCTCCTACGAGAAGGGAAGCAAGGGGGTGAAGATGTTTGAGAACATCCTGAAGTTGATGGTGGGCGTGGTGGTGATTTCTTTCTTTGGTGTGGTGATGGCTTTGGCGTTTGGGGGACGGCTTGACTGGGGCGGGATGTTCAAGGGGATGTTTTTGCCGGACTTCAGTCTTGCGACCCAGCCGGCGATGGCGTTCCGTGAAACGATCGCGGCGACGGGTGAGTTTGCGGGTTATTGGACTGAAAAAATTTCAGGAGAGCAACGCGACCGGATGATGACGGCGTTCGGCACAGCGGTGGGGATCAACATGACGTTTTTGCTGCCGTATTCGATGTTACGCAAGCGCTGGGGGCAGGAGCATCGCGGGCTGGCGATTTTTGATTTGTCGCTGGGTTTGGTGATTCCTTTCGTGCTGGCAACGACTTGTGTGGTGATCGCGGCTGCTTCGCAGTTTCATGCGACAACAGGGGACATCTTTGAGGCGGACGGTCGCACGGTGCGTCCGGCGATGGTGAGGTCATTCAATGGACTGGCGGATGGTCGGGTGAAGGCGGAGGTCGGCGCGGAGACCTTTGCGGGACTCGATGAAGCGGCGCTCGTGCAGCGACGTGAGGCGCTTCCGGCGGCGGATCGTCAGCTTTCGGCGATGCTGGTGGGACGTAACAACTTCAATCTGGCGCAGGCATTGGAGCCGCTTACAAATCAGTTTGTGGCGCAGAAGGTGTTTGGTCTCGGAGTGTTGGGGATGGGATTGTCGACGATCATCATGCTGATGTTGATCAATGGATTTGTGTTCTGTGAGATGTTCAACAAGCCAGGACATCGGGGAATCCACCTGCTTGGCTGTGCGGTGTCCGGGGTGGGCGGCTTTTTCGGGCCGTTCATTTGGGGCAAGGGGGCGGCGGAGATCGCTCTGGCGGTGCCGACCTCGGTGATCGCGGGTTCGATGATTCCGATTGCGTATTTCACGTTTTTCCTGCTGATGAACTCACGCTCGTTGCTGGGGGATGCGATGCCGAAGGGCCGGTCGAGAGTGATTTGGAACTGCTTGATGTTGCTGGCGACGACGGTGGCCACGGTCGGGACCGTGTGGGTGTTGTTGGGCAAGGGCACGATGGGTCGGATTGGTTTGGTGGTGTTGGTCACGTTGCTGGTGATTGGGTTTGTCGGGTTTTTACGCAAAAACCGGGTGAGCGGTGCGGCCTAG
- a CDS encoding glycosyltransferase, with translation MSRRIVEVFNRYAFYGGEEKVADQIAGHLTQDHELLRCGFDSREWMGEGAPGKLSQVRRLFYNGESRERFEAAVREFKPEVAMFHNVYPVGSPSLYHAAQLKGLPVVQYVHNFRPFSVGGSLYLKGKLMPGALKGSFWPEVLNGAWQGSVLKSALMALALKRLRTSGWLDQVKVWVCISEFMRDRFAEAGIDERRLVVLKHAWEPKVVETGMAEEGDGYLFLGRLVEEKGVRVLLEAWERLWKEMGEATPELWIGGEGPLEDEVRAAAAGNPRVRYLGMLAGDEKSRRLRECRALLAPSVWWEPLGLVVYEAYEAGRPVLAAASGGLTETVKDGVTGWLHPAGDVGALVDSVRAMEQIGEEGRSTMGREGRKWLEANTGVEGWKREMALILEKAIEG, from the coding sequence ATGTCGCGACGCATTGTTGAGGTCTTTAACCGCTACGCATTTTATGGCGGCGAAGAGAAAGTGGCGGATCAGATTGCGGGTCATCTGACGCAGGATCACGAACTGCTGCGTTGTGGTTTTGACAGTCGCGAATGGATGGGAGAGGGGGCACCGGGAAAGTTGTCGCAAGTGAGGCGGCTATTTTATAATGGTGAAAGCCGGGAGAGGTTTGAGGCGGCGGTGAGGGAATTCAAGCCGGAGGTGGCGATGTTTCACAACGTTTATCCGGTGGGGTCGCCGTCGTTGTATCATGCGGCGCAGTTGAAGGGATTGCCGGTGGTGCAGTATGTGCACAATTTTCGACCGTTCTCGGTGGGGGGATCGCTGTATTTGAAGGGGAAGTTGATGCCGGGAGCGTTGAAGGGATCGTTTTGGCCAGAAGTGTTGAATGGAGCGTGGCAGGGATCGGTGTTGAAGTCGGCGCTGATGGCGCTTGCGTTGAAGCGGCTGAGGACATCGGGGTGGTTGGATCAAGTGAAGGTGTGGGTGTGCATTTCGGAGTTCATGCGTGACCGGTTTGCGGAAGCTGGGATCGACGAGAGGCGATTGGTGGTGCTGAAACACGCCTGGGAGCCGAAGGTGGTGGAGACGGGGATGGCTGAAGAAGGAGATGGGTATTTGTTTTTGGGAAGATTGGTGGAGGAGAAGGGGGTGAGGGTGCTTTTGGAGGCTTGGGAGCGGCTTTGGAAGGAAATGGGGGAGGCGACGCCGGAGTTATGGATTGGAGGGGAGGGACCGCTGGAGGATGAGGTGAGGGCAGCGGCGGCAGGGAATCCGCGGGTGAGATATTTGGGCATGTTGGCAGGGGATGAGAAGAGCCGAAGGCTGCGCGAGTGCAGGGCATTGCTGGCTCCTTCGGTATGGTGGGAGCCTCTGGGGCTGGTGGTTTATGAGGCGTATGAAGCGGGAAGGCCTGTATTGGCGGCGGCTTCGGGGGGATTGACGGAAACGGTGAAGGATGGGGTGACTGGCTGGTTGCATCCGGCGGGAGACGTGGGGGCTTTGGTGGACTCTGTGAGGGCAATGGAGCAGATAGGGGAAGAGGGGCGGTCGACGATGGGGAGGGAGGGGAGGAAGTGGCTGGAGGCGAACACGGGGGTGGAGGGGTGGAAACGGGAGATGGCGTTGATTTTGGAGAAGGCGATTGAGGGATGA
- a CDS encoding Gfo/Idh/MocA family protein: MNIPSLSSNTEPSGSGSSLSRYMDRRNFLRTGAYFAGGSLLLNTSKSAIAQASESGRTIKCALVGCGAQGNAIRIASKDVPGIQWVAICDIWKFSIAKTRGGMLGENKAQVDGEIKIYEDLEEMLDKEPSIEAVFIATPDFLHAPHSRIALSRGKSVYCEKMMSNTIEGAYDMVKAGKEFSGIFQIGHQRHSNPRYINLRENVIKKHNLLGRVTHLYGQWNRGVSASQPQGVVKGYEIPQEVLTKYGYSNIDEFRNWRSFAKYGGGPLSDLGAHQIDMFNWMYETTPTSLVAVGGVDYYDGSEGRLKFELPDNVMCMYEYKLPTGTMRAYYQVLTTTGSQGFYEKHMGVQGSAIISETPNYNQLYAEPGNDWEAFGEGENPIITKPAEAVKNKFWEHPRTWDKPKPPSYGEVSFADVRESAAPTQWNLGVTLKRYAHSPHVQNFIEAVQTKNPAHLTCNVNDAYKACVTVLRAYDSIRTGSKYVFTPEDFAV; encoded by the coding sequence ATGAACATTCCCTCCCTTTCCTCCAACACCGAACCCTCCGGTTCCGGCTCCAGTCTCAGCCGCTACATGGACCGGCGCAATTTCCTGCGCACCGGAGCCTACTTCGCCGGTGGCAGTCTCCTGCTCAACACCAGCAAAAGCGCGATCGCCCAGGCCTCTGAGTCAGGTCGCACCATCAAGTGCGCCCTCGTCGGCTGCGGTGCCCAGGGCAACGCCATCCGCATCGCCTCAAAGGACGTTCCCGGCATCCAATGGGTCGCCATCTGCGACATCTGGAAATTCTCCATCGCCAAAACCCGCGGTGGCATGCTCGGTGAAAACAAAGCCCAGGTCGACGGCGAAATCAAAATCTACGAAGACCTTGAGGAGATGCTCGACAAAGAGCCTTCCATTGAGGCCGTCTTCATCGCCACCCCTGACTTCCTTCACGCCCCGCACTCCCGCATCGCCCTTTCCCGTGGCAAAAGCGTCTACTGCGAAAAAATGATGTCCAACACCATCGAAGGTGCCTACGACATGGTCAAAGCAGGCAAAGAATTCAGCGGCATATTCCAAATCGGCCACCAACGCCACAGCAACCCGCGCTACATCAACCTGCGCGAGAACGTCATCAAGAAACACAACCTTCTCGGTCGCGTGACCCACCTCTACGGCCAGTGGAACCGCGGCGTCTCCGCCAGCCAGCCCCAGGGCGTCGTCAAAGGCTACGAAATTCCGCAGGAGGTCCTCACCAAATACGGCTACAGCAACATCGACGAATTCCGCAACTGGCGCTCGTTCGCCAAATACGGCGGCGGCCCTCTCTCCGACCTCGGTGCCCACCAGATTGACATGTTCAACTGGATGTATGAGACCACCCCCACCTCCCTTGTCGCCGTTGGCGGAGTCGACTACTACGATGGCAGCGAAGGCCGCCTCAAATTCGAACTGCCTGACAACGTCATGTGCATGTATGAATACAAGCTTCCCACCGGAACCATGCGCGCCTACTACCAGGTGCTCACCACCACCGGTTCCCAGGGCTTCTACGAAAAACACATGGGCGTCCAGGGCAGCGCCATCATTTCTGAAACCCCCAACTACAACCAGCTCTACGCCGAACCCGGCAACGACTGGGAAGCCTTCGGCGAAGGCGAAAACCCGATCATCACCAAACCTGCCGAAGCCGTCAAAAACAAGTTCTGGGAACACCCCCGCACTTGGGACAAACCCAAACCACCATCCTACGGCGAAGTCAGCTTTGCCGACGTGCGCGAAAGCGCCGCCCCCACCCAGTGGAATCTCGGCGTCACCCTCAAACGCTACGCCCACTCCCCTCACGTGCAGAATTTCATTGAAGCGGTCCAGACCAAAAATCCGGCCCACCTCACCTGCAACGTCAACGACGCCTACAAGGCTTGTGTCACCGTTCTGCGTGCTTATGACTCCATCCGCACCGGCAGCAAATACGTCTTCACTCCCGAAGATTTCGCGGTCTAA
- a CDS encoding DoxX family membrane protein: protein MSEATPAKPRFDLSLASAHLILRLWVAMRLIMAGVDKFRAGNGPDTTFSFENYDKKSTAIANLMATNSLLPAALCGPYAHSIGYVLLLVGLWTLIGLFTELSLLAAGLVFLSLGFGLAALPDDLELSANIGVAIIITALALYTARGNKFSLDGVLFRKK from the coding sequence ATGTCCGAAGCCACTCCAGCAAAACCGCGTTTTGATTTATCCCTCGCCTCCGCCCATCTCATCCTCCGCCTCTGGGTTGCCATGCGTCTCATCATGGCTGGCGTCGACAAATTCCGCGCCGGCAACGGACCTGACACCACCTTCAGCTTCGAAAACTACGACAAAAAAAGCACCGCCATCGCCAACCTGATGGCCACCAACAGCCTCCTTCCGGCCGCCCTCTGCGGACCCTACGCCCACAGCATCGGTTACGTCCTTCTTCTCGTCGGCCTCTGGACCCTGATCGGACTCTTCACCGAACTCTCCCTGCTAGCCGCTGGCCTCGTCTTCCTCTCCCTCGGGTTCGGCCTCGCCGCCCTTCCTGATGATCTTGAACTCTCCGCCAACATCGGCGTCGCCATCATCATCACCGCGCTGGCCCTCTACACCGCCAGAGGCAACAAGTTCTCGCTCGACGGCGTGCTGTTCCGCAAAAAATAA